A region of Planktomarina temperata RCA23 DNA encodes the following proteins:
- the queA gene encoding tRNA preQ1(34) S-adenosylmethionine ribosyltransferase-isomerase QueA, producing MKLSDFDFDLPPERIAIRPMSPRGDAKLLVSQAGQIEDAHVRDLCSYFRPGDRLVLNDTKVIPARLFGTRARQSAQGRVEAKIEVTLLEPQASGRWKALIKPLRKLAVGEEIQFAAGLSARCIEKTDGEALLDFSAQGAELDAALDVSGQMPLPPYIASKRAADAQDKSDYQTVWAKHRGAVAAPTASLHLDAAALDALQGHGVTISYVTLHVGAGTFLPVKVEEIRTHTMHAEWGCVSPQAVAEIEQTRAAGGRIIPVGTTALRLIETAARGGTLRPFEGETDIFIYPGFEFQITDGLMTNFHLPKSTLLMLVAALIGKPHLDAVYAHAVAQNYRFFSYGDASLLFAS from the coding sequence ATGAAACTCTCAGACTTTGATTTTGACTTGCCACCCGAGCGGATCGCGATTCGTCCGATGTCACCCCGCGGCGACGCCAAACTCTTGGTGAGCCAAGCCGGGCAGATCGAAGATGCGCATGTGCGTGATCTCTGCAGCTATTTTCGGCCAGGAGACCGCTTGGTTTTGAACGATACCAAGGTGATCCCGGCGCGTCTGTTTGGGACACGGGCGCGGCAATCGGCGCAGGGCAGGGTTGAGGCAAAGATTGAAGTCACGCTTCTAGAGCCGCAGGCCAGCGGGCGATGGAAAGCTTTGATAAAGCCCCTGCGCAAATTGGCTGTCGGCGAAGAGATCCAGTTTGCAGCCGGCCTGTCGGCGCGGTGCATTGAGAAAACCGATGGCGAAGCTTTGCTCGATTTTTCGGCCCAAGGCGCAGAGCTGGATGCGGCATTGGATGTCAGCGGTCAGATGCCTTTGCCGCCCTATATTGCGTCCAAACGCGCCGCCGATGCGCAGGATAAGAGCGACTATCAAACCGTTTGGGCCAAACATCGAGGAGCGGTGGCGGCGCCGACGGCCTCTTTGCATCTGGATGCAGCAGCATTGGACGCTTTGCAGGGCCATGGGGTGACGATCAGCTATGTCACCCTACACGTTGGGGCCGGCACCTTTTTGCCGGTCAAGGTGGAAGAGATCCGCACCCATACAATGCACGCAGAATGGGGCTGTGTAAGTCCGCAGGCCGTGGCAGAGATAGAGCAAACCCGCGCCGCCGGCGGCCGGATTATCCCCGTGGGCACGACCGCTTTGCGCCTGATTGAGACGGCGGCGCGTGGCGGCACCCTTCGGCCTTTTGAAGGGGAGACAGATATTTTCATTTACCCGGGGTTTGAGTTTCAGATCACCGATGGGTTGATGACCAATTTCCACCTGCCGAAATCGACCCTGCTGATGCTGGTGGCCGCTCTGATTGGCAAGCCACATTTGGATGCGGTTTATGCCCATGCGGTGGCTCAGAATTATCGTTTTTTTAGTTACGGCGATGCATCATTGCTTTTTGCGTCATAA
- a CDS encoding DUF924 family protein, with translation MTTVNEVVDFWLDEVGADRWYAADEALDHEVRRRFEQLWWDTLNGANGLWLTYASGTLAYLILMDQMPRNMFRGTARSFGSDRHALAAAKAALHNGWDLKIDEPARQFFYMPLMHSESLTDQDRAVRLIMSRLPQGRRLQLPHAQAHRDIIRKFGRFPARNDALNRRATAPEVIYTQAGGYDFTLKSLAASS, from the coding sequence ATGACAACTGTAAACGAAGTTGTTGATTTTTGGCTGGACGAAGTTGGAGCGGACAGATGGTATGCAGCCGATGAGGCGCTGGACCATGAGGTCCGCAGGCGGTTCGAACAGCTCTGGTGGGACACGCTCAACGGAGCCAATGGGCTTTGGTTGACTTATGCCTCCGGCACGCTTGCCTATCTGATATTGATGGATCAAATGCCCCGCAATATGTTTCGCGGGACAGCGCGGTCATTCGGATCGGATCGGCACGCTCTCGCGGCGGCCAAAGCGGCATTGCATAATGGCTGGGATCTGAAGATCGACGAGCCGGCGCGGCAATTTTTCTATATGCCTTTGATGCATTCTGAGAGTCTCACAGATCAAGATCGTGCGGTGCGGTTGATCATGTCTCGCCTGCCGCAGGGCAGGAGATTGCAATTGCCCCATGCCCAGGCGCATCGGGATATCATCCGCAAGTTTGGCCGCTTTCCAGCGCGCAACGATGCGTTGAACCGGCGTGCAACGGCGCCGGAGGTGATTTACACCCAAGCGGGCGGATATGATTTCACACTCAAAAGCCTTGCGGCCAGCTCCTAA
- the lpdA gene encoding dihydrolipoyl dehydrogenase → MADNAYDVIVIGAGPGGYVAAIRAAQLGLKTIVVEREHMGGICLNWGCIPTKAMLRSSEVYHLMQRAKEFGLSAQGIDYDLDAVVARSRAIAKQLNGGVSHLLKKNKVTALMGAATITAPGQVLVKTAKGDETLSAEHIIIATGARARELPGLEGDGDLVWTYKTALTPPRMPKKLLVIGSGAIGIEFANFYNTLGVDTTVVEVMDRVMPVEDAEISAFAQKAFEKQGMKVRTKTMVKQLDRGQGSVTAHIEQNGKVTTEVFDTVISAVGIVGNVENLGLEALGVEVDRTHITTDAYCRTAVAGVYAIGDVAGAPWLAHKASHEGVMVAEMIAGGTPHPVKPESIAGCTYCTPQVASVGHTEAQAKEAGYDVRVGRFPFIGNGKAIALGEAEGMVKTVFDAKTGELLGAHMIGAEVTELIQGYVVGRQLETTEEDLMQTVFPHPTLSEMMHESVLDAWDRAIHI, encoded by the coding sequence ATGGCTGACAATGCATATGATGTGATCGTTATTGGGGCGGGGCCTGGGGGCTACGTTGCGGCAATTCGTGCGGCGCAATTGGGGTTGAAAACCATTGTGGTCGAACGCGAGCACATGGGGGGCATATGTCTCAACTGGGGTTGTATTCCCACAAAGGCGATGCTGCGCTCCTCTGAAGTGTATCATTTGATGCAGCGGGCCAAGGAGTTTGGTTTGTCTGCCCAGGGCATCGACTATGATCTTGATGCCGTTGTGGCACGGTCTCGGGCGATTGCAAAACAGTTGAACGGCGGCGTGAGCCATCTGCTGAAAAAGAACAAAGTGACCGCCCTGATGGGGGCGGCGACAATCACGGCTCCCGGACAGGTCTTGGTTAAAACTGCCAAGGGTGACGAGACCCTATCGGCCGAGCATATCATCATTGCGACCGGGGCGCGGGCGCGCGAATTGCCCGGGCTGGAGGGGGATGGGGATTTGGTTTGGACCTATAAAACCGCTCTGACCCCGCCGCGTATGCCGAAAAAGCTGTTAGTGATCGGCTCCGGCGCGATTGGTATCGAATTTGCCAATTTCTATAACACGCTTGGTGTGGATACGACGGTGGTTGAGGTGATGGATCGGGTTATGCCGGTCGAAGACGCGGAGATTTCGGCCTTCGCTCAAAAGGCTTTTGAAAAGCAAGGTATGAAAGTTCGCACAAAAACTATGGTGAAACAACTCGATCGCGGCCAGGGCTCTGTGACAGCGCATATCGAACAGAACGGCAAAGTCACCACGGAGGTGTTTGACACGGTGATCTCGGCGGTTGGGATCGTCGGCAATGTGGAGAATCTCGGGCTTGAGGCGCTTGGCGTTGAAGTCGACCGCACCCATATTACGACGGATGCCTATTGCCGCACAGCTGTGGCCGGTGTCTATGCCATCGGCGATGTGGCTGGTGCACCATGGCTTGCGCATAAGGCCAGCCATGAAGGGGTTATGGTCGCTGAAATGATCGCAGGCGGAACGCCGCATCCGGTCAAACCGGAGAGCATTGCCGGTTGTACCTATTGCACGCCGCAAGTGGCCAGCGTCGGACATACCGAAGCACAGGCGAAAGAAGCCGGCTATGACGTGCGCGTTGGACGCTTCCCTTTTATAGGCAATGGCAAGGCAATTGCTCTGGGCGAGGCGGAAGGCATGGTCAAAACTGTGTTTGATGCCAAAACAGGTGAGCTGTTGGGCGCGCATATGATCGGCGCGGAAGTCACAGAGCTGATCCAAGGCTATGTGGTTGGGCGGCAGCTGGAAACCACGGAAGAAGATTTGATGCAAACCGTCTTCCCACATCCCACCCTGTCGGAAATGATGCATGAAAGCGTTTTGGACGCTTGGGATCGCGCAATCCACATCTAA
- a CDS encoding AsmA-like C-terminal region-containing protein, whose product MAQSAEQDQEDKAPPRRRPMSRLAVVIYTLCWSVLLCFGLLVAIMQDRMLPVPEPLREKLTQVLNADRTLPIVRFSRAELGLTELFHPQLVLHGVQFSDGQTGAGVQFGALDVVIHGPALLFGQIVPRSLTLSDAFVDLRRRLDGSFDLGFVISANSTGVGSLDEILDATEDFFDREDFRHLTEARLDQLTVNYTDRVTKRAWTLDGGRLSARRANRLMTLRGDLALLAGGGELATLGLFYNATGPGAGTLGAEFDNLPAQDLAVQSKALTWLNFVDGNLSGSFRSTRAEGKVGKLNALLDFGAGTLSAGPESYPVSYSEAKTYFTYDPKRARLDISRASIKSDWGALSAEGYALLQQGGASERSSSGMVLHLDVDSAVFDKTPWWPEPLRVTAASGQVKLNYDPLTLDLGLLQAEVNGTDLSLSGSAALTPLGWSYNGQGRVPSVDTQTVLTLWPEMLSAKSRRWFGQNVRKGTLKNLSFDLRQAARTAAVLASSFQFEEAEVKFMPNMPVISEGLGYGVLERDEFILALEAGYVQAAEGGRLDMDGSTMRVPNARVPDPPVIFDLKGRGSVPTLMSLMDNKPFQISTKTKLGIDDVSGQAQLAVQIETHLKDELTSSDMSYALTGRLRDLRSELLVPGQIFTAELLQLTGTPDLIEISGAGRVSDIPFEGRWSQPLGAPNLTSQVTAKIELTPKSLQALNIGLPEGSLSGGAEGALRLEIAKNKPVAFELTSDLTGTRLQSAALNWSKPTAQAAQLRVQGVFGKPLQVELLALEAQGLSLEGTVQFDAGGLDRVVLSRLEVGDWLDGAATFIHQGSGVPMRLLLSGDLDLRSYGKLAGGEAARADTTAPMPMSLKLGRLQLSNTLFLSDVRADFDQGLAAGGAFGGRVNGGVGITGQMSGQGRGLRLSVTSQDAGGVLRDAGLLRQASGGEMMLDLAPHADGWNGSMNITSVRVNDAPAIAQLLSAASIIGLPDQLDGKGIFFSTIEGEFNINNELFTIYRSSAVGPSLGMSMDGYIDTKRKQLDLQGVLSPFYLLNGLGSILTRRGEGLIGFNFTLRGALENPQASVNPLSLFTPGMFREIFRRRPPKQE is encoded by the coding sequence ATGGCGCAATCTGCTGAGCAAGATCAAGAGGACAAAGCGCCGCCACGGCGCCGGCCGATGTCACGGCTGGCTGTGGTGATCTATACGCTGTGCTGGTCTGTCTTGCTCTGTTTCGGGTTGTTGGTTGCGATTATGCAAGATCGTATGCTGCCCGTGCCTGAACCTTTGCGTGAGAAATTAACGCAAGTCCTGAACGCCGATCGTACATTGCCAATCGTGCGGTTTAGCCGTGCGGAGTTGGGATTGACAGAGTTGTTTCACCCCCAATTGGTGCTGCATGGCGTGCAATTTTCTGATGGGCAAACTGGCGCAGGTGTTCAGTTTGGCGCTTTGGATGTGGTGATCCATGGTCCGGCGCTGCTATTTGGGCAGATCGTACCTCGATCCCTCACCTTATCGGATGCCTTTGTCGATCTCAGACGCAGGCTCGATGGAAGCTTCGATCTTGGCTTTGTTATCTCTGCGAATTCCACCGGGGTCGGCTCGTTGGATGAGATATTGGACGCCACGGAAGACTTCTTTGACCGCGAGGATTTCAGACACCTCACTGAGGCGCGATTGGATCAATTGACTGTTAATTATACCGACCGCGTCACCAAGCGGGCCTGGACCTTAGACGGCGGACGCCTCTCTGCGCGGCGCGCGAATCGATTGATGACCCTGCGGGGGGATTTGGCGCTTCTGGCCGGAGGGGGTGAATTGGCCACCTTGGGCTTGTTTTACAATGCCACAGGACCGGGCGCAGGAACCTTGGGAGCGGAGTTTGACAATCTGCCGGCGCAGGATCTTGCGGTGCAATCTAAAGCCCTCACTTGGCTCAATTTCGTGGATGGTAACCTCTCGGGGAGTTTTCGCAGCACGCGCGCTGAAGGCAAAGTTGGCAAGTTGAATGCGCTGCTCGATTTTGGCGCGGGCACGTTGAGCGCTGGTCCAGAAAGTTATCCGGTTTCTTATAGTGAAGCGAAAACTTATTTCACATATGATCCCAAACGCGCGCGCCTTGATATCTCTCGTGCATCAATCAAGAGCGATTGGGGGGCTTTATCTGCAGAGGGCTATGCATTGTTGCAGCAGGGCGGGGCGTCGGAGCGCAGCTCGAGCGGGATGGTCTTGCACCTTGATGTTGACAGCGCAGTTTTTGACAAAACACCCTGGTGGCCTGAGCCGCTGCGGGTGACTGCAGCCAGTGGGCAGGTGAAGCTCAATTATGATCCCCTTACACTTGACTTGGGCCTGTTGCAGGCTGAGGTGAATGGGACCGATCTGAGCCTGTCTGGCAGCGCTGCGCTCACGCCTTTGGGTTGGTCCTATAACGGGCAGGGGCGGGTGCCATCTGTGGACACCCAAACGGTCCTGACCCTCTGGCCAGAAATGTTGAGCGCCAAAAGCCGGCGCTGGTTTGGGCAAAACGTGCGCAAGGGAACACTTAAAAACCTGAGCTTTGATCTGCGTCAAGCCGCGCGAACAGCGGCGGTTTTGGCCAGCAGCTTTCAATTTGAAGAGGCGGAAGTGAAATTCATGCCGAATATGCCGGTGATCTCTGAGGGATTAGGATACGGTGTTTTGGAGCGCGATGAATTTATTTTGGCCTTAGAGGCGGGCTATGTCCAAGCGGCGGAAGGCGGACGCTTGGACATGGACGGCTCGACCATGCGCGTGCCCAATGCACGTGTGCCCGATCCGCCAGTGATATTTGATCTGAAAGGCAGGGGGTCCGTTCCGACCCTTATGTCCCTTATGGACAACAAACCGTTTCAGATATCCACAAAAACCAAGCTTGGCATTGATGATGTCTCTGGACAGGCGCAGCTGGCCGTTCAGATTGAAACCCATCTGAAAGATGAGCTCACATCAAGTGACATGTCCTACGCTTTGACGGGCAGGCTGCGTGATCTGCGCAGTGAGCTGTTGGTGCCCGGGCAAATCTTCACCGCTGAGCTGCTGCAATTGACCGGCACGCCAGATTTAATCGAAATTTCAGGTGCAGGGCGCGTCTCTGATATTCCATTTGAAGGCAGGTGGTCGCAACCTCTGGGTGCACCCAATTTGACAAGCCAAGTGACTGCAAAAATTGAGCTGACACCGAAGAGCCTCCAAGCGCTCAATATTGGCTTGCCCGAGGGCAGCTTGAGCGGGGGGGCAGAGGGCGCCTTGCGTTTAGAGATTGCGAAAAATAAGCCAGTGGCTTTCGAGTTGACGTCCGATCTGACGGGTACGCGTTTACAATCGGCGGCACTAAACTGGTCAAAACCCACGGCGCAAGCGGCGCAATTGCGGGTACAAGGGGTTTTCGGCAAGCCATTGCAAGTGGAGCTTCTGGCGCTTGAGGCGCAGGGGTTGTCGCTTGAGGGCACGGTTCAGTTTGACGCCGGTGGTCTCGACCGGGTTGTGCTGTCGCGCTTGGAGGTTGGCGATTGGCTCGATGGGGCGGCGACATTTATTCATCAAGGGTCGGGCGTACCCATGCGCCTGCTCTTGTCTGGAGATCTGGATCTGCGGAGTTACGGAAAATTGGCGGGCGGTGAAGCTGCGCGCGCGGATACGACCGCGCCAATGCCGATGTCGCTCAAGCTTGGCCGGCTGCAGTTGTCGAACACTCTGTTCCTCAGTGACGTGCGGGCTGATTTTGACCAAGGTCTTGCGGCCGGAGGCGCCTTTGGCGGTCGCGTCAATGGCGGTGTCGGCATCACTGGTCAGATGTCCGGCCAGGGCAGGGGGCTGCGCCTGTCCGTCACATCTCAAGACGCAGGTGGCGTTTTGCGCGATGCCGGACTTTTGCGACAGGCCAGCGGCGGTGAGATGATGCTGGATCTTGCACCCCATGCGGATGGGTGGAACGGCTCAATGAATATCACCTCTGTGCGCGTCAATGATGCGCCGGCGATTGCACAATTGCTCAGCGCTGCATCAATCATAGGCCTGCCCGATCAATTGGACGGGAAGGGCATTTTCTTTTCGACAATTGAAGGCGAATTCAATATCAACAATGAGTTGTTCACGATCTACCGCTCCAGTGCGGTCGGCCCGTCTCTTGGCATGTCCATGGACGGGTATATCGACACCAAGCGCAAGCAGCTCGATCTTCAAGGTGTCCTATCCCCCTTTTATCTGCTCAATGGCTTGGGCTCAATTCTCACCCGGCGTGGGGAGGGGTTGATTGGCTTTAACTTCACGCTGCGGGGCGCGTTGGAAAATCCGCAAGCCTCGGTCAATCCCTTGTCCTTGTTCACGCCCGGAATGTTTCGCGAAATCTTTCGCCGGCGACCGCCGAAACAAGAGTAG
- a CDS encoding ferritin-like domain-containing protein produces MMTLTQMACAVLNTADGREKTALSRGFAAQWSTARAAGDDVEIGTCSPPDMPARPKTPELRAPRDVPRRKTGSIEGRNALLHAVAHIELNAVDLHWDLIARFSHIPMPLGFYDDWVKAADEESKHFNLMCDCLEAHGSFYGAMPAHAGMWRAAQDTQSDFLGRLAVVPMVLEARGLDVTPGMIRIFENAEDTQVVAALNVIYAEEVAHVAYGSKWFHFLCGRDDLDPKPLFHSLVRQYFHGPLKPPFNEEKRAEAGIAPDFYWPLADEMPPPPAMR; encoded by the coding sequence ATGATGACTTTGACACAGATGGCCTGCGCGGTGCTCAACACCGCAGACGGGCGAGAAAAAACCGCTCTGTCACGGGGCTTTGCCGCGCAATGGAGCACCGCGCGCGCCGCCGGGGACGATGTTGAAATTGGCACCTGTTCCCCGCCAGATATGCCCGCCCGCCCCAAAACGCCGGAGCTGCGTGCCCCGCGGGACGTACCAAGACGCAAGACAGGTTCAATCGAAGGGCGCAACGCTCTTTTACATGCGGTGGCCCATATAGAATTGAATGCCGTGGATCTGCATTGGGATTTGATCGCCCGATTCTCGCACATACCGATGCCTTTGGGATTTTATGATGATTGGGTGAAGGCGGCAGATGAAGAAAGCAAACATTTCAATCTGATGTGCGACTGTCTTGAAGCTCATGGCAGTTTTTACGGCGCAATGCCCGCCCACGCCGGCATGTGGCGGGCAGCCCAGGACACGCAGTCTGATTTTCTTGGCCGATTGGCGGTGGTGCCCATGGTGCTGGAAGCGCGCGGGCTGGACGTCACCCCTGGCATGATCCGCATTTTCGAAAATGCAGAAGATACACAGGTCGTCGCTGCGCTCAATGTCATCTATGCCGAAGAAGTCGCCCATGTGGCCTATGGCTCAAAATGGTTTCATTTTCTGTGCGGTCGGGACGATTTAGACCCCAAACCCCTTTTTCATAGCCTCGTGCGCCAGTATTTCCATGGCCCTCTCAAACCACCTTTCAACGAAGAAAAACGTGCCGAGGCAGGGATCGCACCCGATTTTTACTGGCCCCTCGCCGATGAAATGCCACCGCCACCGGCCATGCGATAG
- a CDS encoding MFS transporter has translation MFQVLSRSWALLIGMMLLMVGNGLQGTLLGVRGGIEGFSTFEMSIVMSAYFAGFLGGSRLAPEMIRRVGHVRVFAALASFISAILILYPAFAHPVAWALGRVVIGFCFSGVYVTAESWLNNSSDNANRGKALSVYMIVQMFGIVSAQALLAMGDASGYALFILSSVLVSISFAPILLSISPTPAFETAKPMPLKTLLETSPLGCFGMFLLGGVFSAQFGMSAVYGVAAGLTITQISIFVSSIYVGALLMQYPIGWFSDRMDRRVVIMIVAAVGGIFSLLALFFDYYFGALLVAAFVIGGTSNPLYSLLIAYTNDYLDPDDMAAASGGLIFINGMGAIAGPLVTGWMMDSFGAQAFFGMIALLMLILAGYAVYRMTQRSRAGIEDGAYAPVLPSASPVAVEVASEYYIETALEDETNET, from the coding sequence ATGTTTCAGGTTTTGTCGCGGTCTTGGGCGCTGCTTATCGGCATGATGTTGTTGATGGTTGGCAATGGGTTGCAGGGCACATTGCTCGGCGTGCGGGGCGGAATTGAAGGGTTTTCAACCTTCGAAATGTCCATCGTGATGTCAGCATATTTTGCGGGGTTTCTTGGCGGTTCACGCCTGGCGCCTGAAATGATCCGCCGGGTGGGACATGTGCGGGTCTTTGCGGCTTTGGCCTCATTCATCTCTGCCATATTGATTCTCTATCCGGCCTTTGCCCATCCCGTGGCTTGGGCCTTGGGGCGCGTTGTGATCGGATTTTGTTTCTCTGGGGTGTATGTCACCGCAGAAAGCTGGCTGAACAATTCTTCTGACAACGCCAATCGGGGCAAGGCGCTCTCGGTCTATATGATCGTACAGATGTTTGGAATTGTCAGCGCGCAAGCGCTTCTGGCTATGGGGGACGCAAGTGGCTACGCCTTGTTTATTTTGTCCTCCGTTTTGGTTTCGATTTCTTTTGCTCCGATTTTGCTGTCCATTTCTCCAACGCCTGCATTTGAAACCGCAAAACCTATGCCTCTCAAGACATTGCTTGAGACATCTCCTTTGGGCTGTTTCGGCATGTTTCTTTTGGGCGGCGTTTTCTCGGCGCAATTTGGCATGTCCGCAGTCTATGGCGTGGCGGCCGGTCTAACGATTACGCAGATCTCAATTTTTGTTTCAAGCATCTATGTGGGTGCCCTATTGATGCAATATCCGATTGGCTGGTTTTCGGACCGCATGGACCGGCGGGTTGTGATTATGATCGTAGCCGCAGTGGGCGGGATTTTCTCGCTTCTAGCGCTGTTTTTCGACTATTATTTTGGCGCGCTGCTCGTCGCCGCTTTCGTGATCGGCGGCACATCCAATCCGCTGTATTCATTGCTGATCGCCTATACAAACGACTATCTCGATCCCGACGATATGGCCGCGGCCTCAGGAGGGTTGATATTTATCAACGGTATGGGCGCGATTGCTGGGCCTTTGGTGACCGGCTGGATGATGGACAGTTTTGGTGCCCAGGCATTCTTTGGCATGATTGCGCTCTTGATGCTCATCCTCGCGGGTTACGCGGTCTACCGGATGACACAGCGGTCGCGGGCGGGCATCGAGGATGGTGCCTATGCGCCGGTTCTGCCCTCGGCCAGCCCGGTCGCGGTGGAGGTGGCTTCGGAATATTATATCGAGACCGCTTTGGAAGATGAAACGAATGAAACATAG
- a CDS encoding DUF5930 domain-containing protein, with protein sequence MVTALRLRSQQFLERLMPEKRLFLRSGTGTRFIRLTPLSQIFALVTSAAFIGWAIVATAIVLLDTIGTGNFRDQARRDQAIYEDRLNALANERDTRAQEALTAQERFNTALAQVSEMQSELLTSEDQRRELDRAMEVMQATLRRVMGQRELLQRDLDQLGAQLDHDTGKPVDDSSSESVASTMDYVTDTLEDVAVERDHARRRAFQAHEEMANLELEIQFLEEKGDRIFRQLEEAMSISVKPLDKMFRNAGLNTDRLLEQVRRGYSGQGGALSPITYAPDALNTVDPTVDRANNILAQLDKLNIYRIAAEKAPFDMPVKSTHRYTSGFGPRWGQMHNGSDFAANRGTPIYATADGVVTRAEWGSGYGRVVYVKHAFGIETRYAHLAKIRVKKGQRVSRGQRIGDMGNSGRSTGTHLHYEVRVNGKAVNPMTFIKAGRDVF encoded by the coding sequence TTGGTCACTGCACTTCGGTTAAGGTCACAACAATTCCTGGAACGACTCATGCCGGAAAAACGGCTGTTTTTGCGCAGTGGAACTGGCACGCGCTTTATTCGCCTCACGCCGCTGTCACAAATTTTCGCTCTGGTCACGTCAGCCGCTTTCATCGGATGGGCGATTGTTGCAACAGCCATCGTGCTGCTCGACACCATTGGTACCGGAAATTTCCGTGATCAAGCCCGGCGCGATCAAGCCATTTATGAGGATCGATTGAATGCCCTCGCCAATGAGCGCGACACCCGCGCCCAGGAGGCTTTGACAGCGCAGGAGCGTTTCAACACGGCCCTCGCGCAGGTGTCCGAAATGCAATCTGAGCTTCTGACATCAGAGGATCAACGGCGCGAGTTGGACCGCGCGATGGAAGTGATGCAAGCCACACTGCGGCGGGTCATGGGCCAAAGGGAGCTTTTACAGCGCGACTTGGATCAACTGGGCGCGCAGCTTGACCACGACACGGGCAAACCTGTCGACGATAGCTCCTCAGAATCCGTGGCCAGCACAATGGATTACGTCACCGATACGCTGGAAGACGTGGCTGTGGAACGCGATCACGCCCGCCGGCGCGCCTTCCAAGCACATGAAGAAATGGCCAATTTGGAATTGGAAATTCAATTTCTCGAAGAAAAAGGCGACCGAATTTTTCGTCAGCTGGAAGAGGCGATGAGCATTTCGGTGAAGCCACTCGACAAAATGTTTCGCAACGCTGGGTTGAATACTGACCGCTTGCTCGAGCAAGTGCGGCGCGGTTATTCGGGACAGGGTGGCGCCCTCTCCCCGATCACCTATGCCCCCGATGCTCTCAACACAGTTGATCCCACCGTTGACCGGGCCAATAACATTTTGGCTCAACTCGACAAACTCAATATCTATCGTATTGCAGCTGAAAAAGCGCCCTTTGATATGCCGGTGAAATCTACCCATCGTTACACCAGCGGCTTCGGTCCGCGCTGGGGGCAGATGCACAATGGCTCTGATTTTGCTGCAAATCGCGGAACCCCCATTTATGCCACCGCCGACGGGGTGGTTACACGCGCGGAATGGGGGAGCGGTTACGGCCGCGTTGTCTATGTCAAACACGCATTTGGCATAGAAACTCGCTATGCCCATTTGGCAAAAATTCGCGTAAAAAAAGGCCAACGCGTTTCCCGTGGACAAAGGATCGGTGATATGGGAAACTCAGGCAGATCAACCGGCACCCATCTTCACTATGAAGTCCGCGTGAATGGTAAAGCCGTAAACCCAATGACATTTATTAAGGCAGGAAGAGATGTTTTCTAA
- the bcp gene encoding thioredoxin-dependent thiol peroxidase has product MALRYTEDMMISIGDNAPQFTLSTNGGGQFSLADAAGKYLILYFYPKDDTPGCTKEAIGFSEERAAFEAQNAMVVGVSRDTVKKHDKFISKYDLRIPLIADEDGSLCEAFGTWVEKQMYGKTYMGIERVTFLISPEGKLLQIWRKVKVPGHVDEVLAQLQSFNS; this is encoded by the coding sequence ATGGCTCTCAGATATACCGAGGATATGATGATCTCAATCGGCGATAATGCACCGCAATTCACCCTGTCAACCAACGGTGGTGGCCAATTTTCCTTGGCAGATGCTGCCGGCAAGTATTTGATCTTGTATTTTTACCCGAAAGACGACACCCCGGGCTGCACCAAAGAAGCCATTGGATTTTCCGAAGAGCGCGCCGCCTTTGAGGCGCAAAATGCGATGGTCGTCGGTGTGTCGCGCGATACAGTGAAAAAACATGATAAATTCATCAGCAAATATGATTTGCGCATCCCTTTGATTGCCGACGAGGACGGCAGCCTCTGCGAAGCCTTTGGCACATGGGTGGAAAAGCAGATGTATGGCAAAACCTATATGGGCATCGAGCGCGTCACGTTTTTGATTTCACCAGAAGGAAAATTGCTACAGATTTGGCGCAAGGTCAAAGTCCCTGGCCATGTCGACGAGGTTTTGGCACAGTTGCAGTCATTCAATTCATGA